A region of Paenibacillus thiaminolyticus DNA encodes the following proteins:
- a CDS encoding ABC transporter ATP-binding protein, whose amino-acid sequence MHMLAGLIRPTSGEVRLLREDGTAAAGDLRRWVGFLSQTPAFYGWMSGSEWLVYHAELCGMPRKLARSAASQWLEKVGLADAGRRRISGYSGGMKQRLGIAQALIGTPKPVILDEPAG is encoded by the coding sequence CTGCATATGCTCGCCGGGCTTATCCGGCCGACATCCGGCGAAGTGCGGCTGCTGCGAGAGGACGGGACGGCCGCGGCGGGAGATTTGCGCCGATGGGTAGGCTTTCTGTCCCAGACGCCCGCCTTCTATGGCTGGATGAGCGGAAGCGAGTGGCTCGTCTATCATGCTGAATTGTGCGGGATGCCCCGCAAGTTAGCGCGGTCGGCGGCGTCGCAATGGCTGGAGAAGGTCGGGCTCGCTGATGCGGGGCGCCGCCGCATCAGCGGATACTCGGGAGGGATGAAGCAGCGGCTCGGCATTGCCCAAGCGCTGATCGGGACCCCGAAGCCGGTCATTCTGGACGAGCCGGCCGGTTGA
- a CDS encoding BofC C-terminal domain-containing protein produces the protein MTREHRSHSRFYFRVKQWKQDIRRMKGPIWWLVAIVLFFGALTLGIRMSMEIRQLMYERETPISMETFALMQDDEFARLHDSSRLVLNQLLQQDDRKREVIHRQQFICGQREETMGKHTSAGIIQLMLNHPEWGAMMDDAGRVIMEEQIEEMSDRCKDARISLDEDGNLTLYEGPPAEKKVIRTFFQIDIESMESALPPNVLQQLYDGILITDTDEYHSVLSTFSDYAVEASQKVMKPAEEDN, from the coding sequence ATGACTCGAGAACATCGTTCCCATTCCCGGTTCTATTTTCGAGTGAAGCAATGGAAACAGGATATCCGCCGCATGAAAGGCCCGATCTGGTGGCTTGTCGCTATTGTACTATTTTTTGGTGCTCTGACCTTAGGTATTCGCATGTCGATGGAGATCCGGCAGCTTATGTACGAGCGGGAGACGCCCATTTCGATGGAGACGTTCGCGCTGATGCAGGACGATGAGTTCGCGAGGCTGCATGATTCTTCCCGCCTGGTGCTGAATCAGCTGCTTCAGCAGGACGATCGGAAGCGCGAAGTCATTCACCGCCAGCAATTCATTTGCGGCCAGCGGGAAGAGACGATGGGCAAGCATACTTCGGCTGGTATCATTCAATTGATGCTGAATCATCCGGAGTGGGGCGCTATGATGGATGACGCTGGCCGGGTCATCATGGAGGAACAGATCGAGGAAATGTCCGATCGCTGCAAGGATGCCCGCATCAGTCTCGACGAGGACGGGAATCTGACGCTGTACGAAGGCCCGCCTGCGGAGAAAAAAGTGATACGGACCTTTTTCCAAATTGATATTGAATCGATGGAGAGCGCGCTGCCTCCGAATGTGCTTCAGCAGCTGTATGACGGCATTCTGATTACGGATACCGACGAATACCACAGCGTGCTGTCCACCTTCAGCGATTATGCAGTGGAAGCCTCGCAGAAAGTGATGAAGCCGGCGGAGGAGGATAATTGA
- a CDS encoding cation:proton antiporter, translating into MDIVLMLLIVLTATKLAGDLTVRLGQPSVLGKLIVGIILGPAVLGWVTNGEIVRDMAEVGVILLMFIAGLETDLDQLKQNWKASVAVALGGIILPFIGGYLGGTALGMDQGQSLFIGLLLCATSVSISVQTLKDLGQLSSREGTTILGAAVVDDVLVVILLAFMLSFLGAGAEQASLGWIVGKKAIFFAGAIAAGIFAVPLLMRWLAPLKVSEAVISGALIICFAFSYAAEQLGVAGIIGAFAAGIAISQTDFKQEVEHRLEPIAYGIFVPVFFVSVGLEVTFAGLGQHIGFMLLFSLIAIATKLFGCMLGARMTGFGRRSAFGIGSGMVSRGEVALIIATAGLEGALFNPALFTPLVIVIIVTTLVTPPMLKLAFRQGAKHS; encoded by the coding sequence ATGGATATCGTGCTGATGCTCCTCATTGTACTGACGGCGACCAAGCTGGCCGGCGACTTGACGGTAAGGCTCGGCCAGCCTTCGGTGCTGGGGAAGCTGATCGTCGGCATCATTCTCGGCCCTGCAGTGCTTGGCTGGGTGACCAATGGAGAGATCGTTCGCGACATGGCCGAGGTCGGCGTCATTCTGCTCATGTTCATCGCCGGCCTGGAGACCGATCTCGACCAATTGAAGCAGAACTGGAAGGCCTCGGTCGCCGTCGCGCTCGGCGGCATTATTTTGCCCTTCATCGGCGGGTATTTGGGAGGGACAGCGCTCGGGATGGATCAAGGACAGTCGCTATTCATCGGGCTGCTGCTGTGTGCCACTTCCGTCAGCATCTCGGTTCAGACGCTGAAGGATCTGGGACAGCTCAGCTCCAGGGAAGGAACGACGATTCTCGGAGCCGCCGTCGTCGATGATGTGCTCGTCGTCATCCTGCTGGCCTTCATGCTGAGCTTTCTCGGAGCGGGGGCGGAGCAAGCTTCCCTCGGATGGATTGTCGGCAAGAAAGCGATTTTCTTCGCCGGGGCGATTGCCGCGGGCATCTTTGCCGTTCCCCTCCTGATGAGATGGCTCGCTCCATTGAAGGTGAGCGAAGCGGTCATCAGCGGGGCGCTCATCATCTGCTTCGCCTTCTCTTATGCTGCGGAGCAATTGGGGGTTGCCGGCATTATCGGCGCGTTCGCCGCCGGCATCGCCATCTCGCAGACCGACTTCAAGCAGGAGGTAGAGCATCGGCTGGAGCCGATCGCTTACGGAATTTTTGTGCCGGTCTTCTTCGTCAGCGTCGGATTGGAGGTCACCTTCGCCGGGCTGGGCCAGCATATTGGGTTTATGCTGCTATTTTCGCTTATCGCGATTGCCACTAAGCTGTTCGGCTGCATGCTGGGGGCGCGCATGACGGGCTTCGGCCGCCGCAGCGCGTTCGGCATCGGGTCGGGGATGGTATCCCGCGGCGAGGTTGCCCTCATCATCGCCACCGCCGGACTGGAGGGGGCGCTGTTCAACCCCGCCCTGTTCACGCCCCTCGTCATCGTCATCATCGTGACGACGCTCGTCACGCCGCCGATGCTCAAATTGGCCTTTCGGCAGGGCGCAAAGCACTCCTGA
- a CDS encoding YxlC family protein, translating into MNKRNKKKLNIPMIAEPGNNKTHPAPAEWEADADSLRRLHQAWASLDQASERNAEIPDVEQLQRMLHSRSRRNRSRLWKELLLLWGAACILVGGGLSLAMTDWRAFAGFQAAALLGGVMFCLVKSPLRASEEGERE; encoded by the coding sequence ATGAACAAGCGCAATAAGAAGAAGCTGAATATCCCGATGATTGCCGAGCCGGGGAATAACAAGACGCATCCGGCGCCTGCGGAATGGGAGGCTGACGCCGACTCGCTGCGAAGGCTGCACCAAGCATGGGCCAGTCTGGATCAGGCAAGCGAGCGGAATGCCGAGATTCCGGATGTGGAACAACTGCAGCGCATGCTGCACAGCCGCTCCCGGCGCAATCGCAGCCGGCTGTGGAAGGAGCTGCTTCTGCTCTGGGGGGCGGCCTGCATTCTCGTCGGCGGGGGCTTGTCGCTGGCCATGACAGATTGGCGCGCCTTTGCGGGCTTCCAGGCAGCCGCTCTGTTGGGCGGGGTGATGTTCTGTCTAGTGAAGTCGCCGCTTCGCGCTTCGGAAGAAGGTGAGCGCGAATGA
- the ruvB gene encoding Holliday junction branch migration DNA helicase RuvB: MEERIISANYMMEDQAVELSLRPRYLSEYIGQNQVKDNLKIFIEAAKMRKEALDHVLLYGPPGLGKTTLSNIIANEMGVNIRTTSGPAIERPGDLAALLTNLQEGDVLFIDEIHRLHRTVEEVLYPAMEDFALDIIIGKGPSARSVRLDLPSFTLIGATTRAGLLSAPLRDRFGVVSRLEYYSKDELSFIVSRAADILDVQITGDASDEIAIRSRGTPRIANRLLKRVRDFAQVRGDGIITPVLAGEALRLIQVDALGLDAIDHKMLQAMISHFRGGPVGLDTIAATIGEESQTIEDVYEPYLLQIGFLQRTPRGRMVTHQAYHHLGLPIPEK; encoded by the coding sequence ATGGAAGAACGCATCATTTCAGCCAATTATATGATGGAGGATCAGGCGGTCGAGTTGAGCCTGCGTCCGCGTTATTTGTCTGAATACATAGGGCAGAACCAGGTGAAGGACAATCTCAAAATATTCATCGAAGCGGCCAAAATGCGCAAGGAAGCGCTCGATCACGTGCTGCTGTACGGTCCGCCCGGATTGGGGAAGACGACACTGTCCAACATTATCGCCAACGAGATGGGCGTCAACATCCGCACGACTTCCGGTCCGGCCATCGAGCGGCCGGGCGACTTGGCGGCCTTGCTGACCAATCTGCAGGAAGGCGATGTGTTGTTCATCGATGAGATCCACCGGCTTCACCGGACGGTGGAGGAAGTGCTGTATCCGGCGATGGAGGATTTCGCGCTGGATATCATTATCGGCAAAGGCCCGAGCGCGCGCTCCGTTCGCCTCGATCTGCCCAGCTTCACCCTTATCGGGGCGACGACGCGGGCAGGACTGCTCTCGGCGCCGCTTCGCGATCGCTTCGGCGTCGTTAGCCGGCTGGAGTATTACAGCAAGGACGAGCTCAGCTTCATCGTGAGCCGCGCCGCCGATATTTTGGACGTCCAGATTACTGGCGACGCCAGCGACGAGATCGCGATCCGCTCACGGGGCACTCCGCGGATTGCGAACCGGCTCTTGAAGCGGGTGCGCGACTTCGCTCAAGTGCGCGGCGACGGGATTATTACGCCCGTATTGGCAGGGGAAGCGCTGCGCTTGATCCAGGTCGATGCCCTTGGCCTCGACGCGATCGATCACAAGATGCTTCAAGCGATGATCTCCCATTTCCGCGGCGGTCCGGTCGGACTGGATACGATTGCTGCGACCATCGGAGAGGAGAGCCAGACGATCGAAGATGTATATGAACCATATCTGCTGCAGATCGGATTTTTGCAGCGGACACCCCGAGGGCGCATGGTTACCCATCAGGCCTATCACCATCTAGGATTACCCATTCCAGAGAAATAA
- the sigY gene encoding RNA polymerase sigma factor SigY encodes MSREKGGGQDVDQEQEWIRRAVRGDTDALAHLLHRHYFFLHKYMLKLTMNPSVAEDVVQDTMVRCLEKIHTYNGKMKFSSWLIMIGSRLYIDMLRRKKVEQRWQEAEQKQAARQLRYYMESSNVEWSLLLEQLGALTAEQRAPIVLKHYYGYSIPEIAAMLNVNEGTVKSRIHYGLAKLRKEWSKDEQAQ; translated from the coding sequence ATGTCAAGAGAGAAGGGGGGCGGGCAGGACGTGGATCAGGAGCAGGAATGGATTCGGCGAGCCGTCCGCGGCGATACCGATGCGTTGGCACATTTACTGCATCGACACTATTTCTTTTTACACAAATACATGTTGAAGCTGACGATGAACCCGAGCGTGGCGGAAGATGTCGTGCAGGACACGATGGTTCGCTGCCTAGAGAAAATACACACGTATAACGGGAAAATGAAGTTTTCGTCGTGGCTCATCATGATCGGCTCGCGGCTGTACATCGACATGCTGCGGAGGAAGAAGGTGGAGCAGCGTTGGCAGGAAGCGGAGCAGAAGCAGGCAGCTCGCCAGCTTCGTTATTATATGGAATCGAGCAATGTCGAATGGTCGCTGCTGCTTGAACAACTGGGAGCGTTGACGGCCGAGCAGCGCGCACCGATTGTGCTTAAGCATTATTACGGCTATTCGATTCCCGAGATCGCGGCCATGTTGAACGTGAATGAAGGCACTGTCAAATCCCGAATCCATTACGGATTGGCGAAGCTGCGGAAGGAGTGGAGCAAAGATGAACAAGCGCAATAA
- a CDS encoding sigmaY antisigma factor component: MKRHYTVAEVPWWLWALIAVILLVQGTWLFLDARKRGKYPWFWGIWGFTGTPTPLLCYLLFVVKPWRKKRN; the protein is encoded by the coding sequence ATGAAACGGCATTATACAGTCGCCGAAGTTCCGTGGTGGCTATGGGCTCTCATTGCGGTTATCCTGCTTGTGCAAGGCACATGGCTGTTCCTGGATGCCCGCAAGCGGGGAAAATATCCGTGGTTCTGGGGAATATGGGGCTTCACAGGCACGCCGACGCCGCTCTTGTGCTATTTGTTGTTCGTAGTGAAGCCTTGGCGGAAGAAGCGCAACTGA
- the ruvC gene encoding crossover junction endodeoxyribonuclease RuvC, with amino-acid sequence MRILGIDPGIAIVGFGFVDKIGNKVIPVQYGCIQTDSATAPEIRLLQVFEAAEELLDRYKPDAMAIEKLFFNRNVTNAFSVGQARGVVILAAAKRGIPIGEYTPMQVKQAVVGYGNAEKRQVQEMVRLLLKLKAIPKPDDVADALAVALCHAHSSGLHDKLNGVLRP; translated from the coding sequence TTGCGAATATTAGGAATTGACCCGGGCATTGCCATTGTAGGCTTCGGATTTGTGGACAAAATCGGCAACAAGGTCATTCCCGTGCAATATGGCTGTATTCAGACCGATTCGGCCACCGCTCCGGAGATCCGGCTGCTTCAAGTGTTCGAAGCGGCGGAGGAATTGCTGGATCGCTATAAGCCGGACGCGATGGCGATAGAGAAGTTGTTCTTCAACCGCAACGTGACGAATGCCTTCAGCGTAGGACAAGCCCGCGGCGTCGTCATCCTCGCAGCCGCGAAGCGGGGCATTCCGATCGGGGAGTACACCCCGATGCAGGTGAAGCAGGCGGTTGTCGGTTACGGCAACGCCGAGAAGAGACAGGTGCAGGAAATGGTGCGGCTGCTGCTGAAGCTGAAGGCGATACCGAAGCCGGATGATGTGGCGGACGCCTTGGCCGTGGCGCTATGCCATGCGCATTCCAGCGGATTACATGACAAATTGAACGGAGTATTGCGTCCATGA
- a CDS encoding DUF5050 domain-containing protein has protein sequence MSLLIYEMKKMFVHQKGLLFIGLFFVFSMASLIVFDTPSNQDIEMNSGPYSYYLDQVNGPYSEDTERFFANESKTISDANIVLRKAYDNWYDGKISEQEFEALSGPLDKIVQNERGFKLIYDQFAYIREHPDNRYFLYTNGWNGLLANDSLDFLFLALLLVIVTPIFCYEFDSKMDPIILTVHKGTKTQAICKVGLVSVTVIILCLLMSGLRYWFFDLKYGLENGSYPLQSLSYFGTSTKNISLFGTFLTATACKIFGNLSFAMLIMCVAVCIKKYALTLFACTALSLLPYYGFSLESSKYFVPGPLGFMVATGYFRGNEYHHNIFTDQMDVVFREVSGPAGLILFAVTLCLSIGMWIVILVRHMNVWGARQRRHWARPLGLSLILCFAVSGLAGCVPKENAANDDIYNWSSRRAFENEHYRFHVDDTDLNGSRIVFEDKRTGKTRNLIRNPLQSLTKVEDSIYGNGPVVYYMKYDYDKSQFREAVDRLSIIEVDTSTFNERIVFEKSVNTEKSNFLGLVHADESDLRFFNTVSSFFLNDGNIYFIGENEIRKVNAFTGRANVIIQFPVLRSAAFDGRNIYYVNEKSEVAKYDTKTDTATVLPDIITDYFVLTDTELLFLNRKDQQKIYAMSLSDSAIRKITDKTALDFRCDNQYIFYVNKADLKKYRIDRDGRNDSLFLE, from the coding sequence GTGTCATTATTGATCTATGAGATGAAAAAGATGTTTGTCCATCAGAAGGGCTTATTATTTATCGGCCTGTTTTTCGTCTTCAGTATGGCGTCCCTGATTGTCTTTGACACGCCCTCCAACCAGGATATCGAGATGAACTCCGGGCCGTATTCTTACTACCTGGATCAAGTCAACGGACCGTACTCGGAGGATACGGAACGGTTTTTCGCCAACGAATCCAAAACAATATCCGACGCCAATATTGTGCTGCGCAAAGCATACGATAATTGGTATGACGGGAAGATTTCAGAGCAAGAATTTGAGGCCCTATCCGGTCCACTGGACAAAATCGTGCAAAATGAACGAGGCTTTAAACTGATTTATGACCAATTTGCCTATATCCGCGAACATCCGGACAACCGGTATTTTCTGTACACGAACGGCTGGAACGGGTTGTTAGCGAACGACAGTCTCGATTTCTTATTTCTTGCCTTGCTGCTGGTGATCGTGACTCCGATATTCTGCTACGAGTTCGACAGCAAAATGGATCCCATCATTCTCACTGTGCATAAAGGGACAAAGACACAGGCCATCTGCAAAGTAGGTCTGGTATCGGTGACGGTTATTATCCTATGCCTGTTGATGTCCGGTCTGCGATATTGGTTTTTCGATCTAAAATATGGCCTGGAGAATGGGAGTTATCCGCTGCAAAGCCTGTCATACTTTGGAACGTCAACAAAGAACATCTCGTTATTCGGCACTTTTCTGACGGCGACGGCTTGTAAAATATTCGGTAATCTCAGTTTTGCGATGCTGATCATGTGTGTGGCGGTGTGCATCAAAAAATATGCGCTTACCCTGTTTGCCTGTACCGCCCTGAGCCTGCTCCCTTATTACGGATTCAGTCTGGAATCCTCCAAATATTTTGTGCCGGGCCCGCTCGGGTTTATGGTTGCGACCGGTTATTTCCGAGGCAATGAATACCATCACAATATATTTACGGATCAGATGGACGTCGTGTTCCGGGAAGTCTCCGGCCCTGCTGGGCTTATCTTGTTCGCCGTCACGTTGTGTCTCAGTATCGGGATGTGGATCGTAATCCTGGTTCGGCACATGAATGTATGGGGCGCAAGGCAACGGCGCCATTGGGCGAGGCCGCTCGGTCTTTCGCTCATCCTTTGCTTTGCCGTATCCGGCCTTGCCGGCTGTGTCCCGAAGGAGAACGCGGCTAACGATGATATTTACAATTGGTCTTCCCGGCGAGCTTTTGAGAATGAGCACTACCGGTTTCATGTGGATGATACGGATCTGAATGGTAGCCGAATCGTATTCGAGGATAAAAGAACCGGCAAGACAAGAAACTTAATCCGCAACCCGCTGCAATCACTCACCAAGGTCGAGGATAGTATTTATGGCAACGGTCCTGTTGTCTACTATATGAAATATGATTACGACAAGTCGCAATTTCGGGAAGCCGTTGACAGACTCTCCATTATCGAAGTAGACACTTCGACCTTTAATGAGAGAATTGTGTTTGAAAAGAGTGTAAACACGGAAAAAAGCAATTTTTTGGGGCTCGTTCACGCGGATGAGAGCGATTTGCGCTTTTTTAACACGGTAAGCTCTTTCTTCCTGAATGACGGTAACATCTACTTCATTGGCGAGAACGAGATTAGGAAGGTCAATGCCTTTACAGGGCGCGCGAATGTTATTATCCAGTTTCCGGTCTTGCGAAGCGCCGCTTTTGACGGCCGGAATATTTATTATGTCAATGAGAAATCCGAGGTGGCGAAGTACGACACGAAGACGGATACGGCAACGGTGCTTCCCGATATTATCACGGATTATTTCGTGCTGACCGACACCGAACTGCTTTTTTTGAATCGCAAGGATCAGCAAAAAATCTATGCCATGAGCTTGAGCGATTCGGCAATCCGAAAAATAACGGATAAAACGGCGCTCGACTTTCGTTGCGACAATCAATATATTTTTTATGTCAATAAGGCGGATCTGAAAAAATACCGTATCGACCGGGATGGGCGCAATGACTCGCTTTTCCTGGAGTAG
- a CDS encoding ABC transporter permease subunit yields MAGNVRSYKLLWVPLVFIVLGISQPLVMKFLPDILAWSGSMPQGMNMAFPELQAGEIMAQMLIQSGTVGLLVLVLSQMSSISGEIHTGTAGAVLVRPVCYGAFIASKWLGATTLTLVSFLCGYGAGWYYTVLLFGPVPVQRVWRPEPATPCGCSSQAALRC; encoded by the coding sequence ATGGCTGGAAATGTTCGCAGCTACAAATTGCTCTGGGTACCGCTTGTATTCATTGTGCTAGGCATCAGCCAGCCTCTCGTGATGAAGTTCCTGCCCGACATTCTGGCATGGTCGGGAAGCATGCCGCAAGGAATGAATATGGCTTTCCCGGAACTGCAGGCGGGAGAGATTATGGCGCAGATGCTGATCCAGTCCGGAACGGTAGGTCTTCTCGTTCTCGTATTGTCGCAGATGTCATCCATCTCGGGCGAGATCCATACCGGCACTGCCGGTGCCGTCCTAGTCCGCCCAGTTTGTTACGGGGCTTTTATCGCTTCGAAATGGTTAGGAGCCACAACGCTGACCTTGGTATCCTTCCTGTGCGGATATGGGGCGGGCTGGTATTATACGGTGCTGTTGTTCGGACCTGTGCCGGTGCAGAGGGTGTGGCGGCCGGAGCCGGCTACGCCCTGTGGATGCTCTTCGCAAGCAGCGTTACGCTGCTAA
- the ruvA gene encoding Holliday junction branch migration protein RuvA produces MIDFVRGPVVHLEADYVVLDVQGIGYRIYTPNPYGFAKSEAAVTVYTHHHVREDAILLFGFASRQEQKLFRRLIEVSGVGPKVALGILSAGKPDSVVAAIQQENYSFLTKLPGIGKKTAQRIVLDLKDKLDGMGWDMEPGSLFAEVQTIGDDREAGAWDEAREALKALGYREVELDRVWNDLQHRVHADETVDSLMKKALQLLFTG; encoded by the coding sequence ATGATTGATTTTGTTCGCGGACCGGTGGTCCATTTGGAAGCCGATTATGTCGTATTGGATGTTCAAGGGATCGGTTATCGCATATATACGCCAAACCCGTACGGGTTTGCGAAGTCGGAAGCGGCAGTAACCGTATATACGCACCATCATGTGAGGGAAGACGCGATTCTGCTGTTCGGATTCGCGTCGCGGCAGGAGCAGAAGCTGTTCCGCCGCCTGATTGAAGTTAGCGGTGTCGGGCCGAAGGTCGCGCTCGGCATTTTGAGCGCAGGGAAGCCGGATTCGGTCGTGGCGGCGATTCAGCAGGAGAACTATTCGTTCCTGACGAAGCTGCCCGGAATCGGGAAGAAGACGGCTCAGCGCATCGTGCTTGATTTGAAGGACAAGCTGGACGGCATGGGCTGGGACATGGAGCCGGGGTCGCTGTTCGCAGAAGTGCAGACGATCGGGGACGACCGGGAAGCCGGGGCGTGGGACGAAGCCCGCGAAGCGCTGAAGGCGCTTGGTTACAGGGAAGTCGAGCTGGATCGGGTCTGGAACGATCTCCAGCATCGCGTCCATGCGGACGAGACGGTCGACTCGCTCATGAAGAAGGCGCTGCAATTGCTGTTCACAGGGTAA
- a CDS encoding SpoIID/LytB domain-containing protein: protein MTTTYRNVIRRTVTGAVAGTLLLGGAAMLPAGGFPAAPIVAFADNGQPAKAGAQSPEQSVSQPIRVALFADLGSRSPGQTPQVTLNSTVGLQIGARGAGTSGALRADGTIRFSADDYKIKLYESKNKAAAMAVLKQAEANNTAVMTEFSRRGATFYAVHAGSYPTEKAAGQALERTMADQALMELVQDYKPALAGPNYLQAGTYSSEKEAASALKTLLDADIDAYLVTMLDNGKSRVAVWAGQAASAADLGGTKQKIASTSLTAVTPQGEGALIHMKEAGEAKTIMHYRVNGDAKWMVSASTSSTIQVTERYGRAYRGDMEISLHKDKLALVNEVPLEQYLVSVVGGEVYAEWPQDALKAQAVAARTFALFQNGKFEIANVVDTTLSQAYFGVEKEHDNIRKAVEATAGEVLMQDGKLIEAIFHSNAGGKTADPSEIWGGEYGYFQVVDSPDEGVLEGKKSWFQVILPDGKSGYVREDVVRPVNRNNEAGFEQVTAIEDGTNVRPIPAIQSNVAPVAKVNQGTEMTVIDTVPESTEMNWIRGPYTSSQITAWLKDRTKTELTGPVTSLEITERGPSGRVTKVEANGVPVGVSYPDNFRSAFGGLPSTLFDIVPAGTDAVVGADGKLKETKLAGSAAQGSGSGSSSPLPAGSVAVDGKGKAEVLSKEPSFLFVGRGNGHGVGMSQWGAKGLADQGYDYEAILKYYYKNVDLVKR, encoded by the coding sequence ATGACTACCACCTACCGGAATGTGATTCGAAGAACCGTCACTGGCGCCGTAGCAGGCACGCTGTTGCTCGGTGGAGCCGCAATGCTGCCTGCGGGGGGCTTCCCTGCGGCGCCGATTGTAGCCTTTGCAGATAACGGACAACCAGCCAAGGCTGGAGCCCAATCACCGGAGCAGAGCGTATCCCAACCGATTCGTGTCGCATTATTTGCCGATTTGGGCAGCCGTTCACCTGGCCAGACGCCTCAGGTGACCCTGAATTCGACCGTTGGGCTTCAGATCGGAGCCCGTGGAGCCGGGACGTCCGGAGCGTTGAGGGCAGACGGGACAATCCGCTTCAGTGCGGATGATTACAAAATCAAGCTGTATGAATCGAAGAACAAGGCAGCCGCTATGGCGGTGCTGAAGCAGGCGGAGGCGAACAACACCGCCGTCATGACTGAATTCAGCCGCCGCGGGGCGACATTCTATGCGGTCCATGCAGGCAGCTATCCGACCGAGAAGGCGGCCGGACAGGCGCTTGAACGCACGATGGCCGATCAAGCCCTGATGGAGCTGGTGCAGGATTATAAGCCCGCATTAGCCGGGCCGAATTACTTGCAGGCAGGAACCTATTCGTCCGAGAAAGAGGCGGCATCGGCGTTGAAGACGCTGCTGGATGCCGATATCGACGCCTACCTCGTTACGATGCTGGATAACGGGAAGAGCCGGGTAGCGGTATGGGCCGGACAAGCGGCCTCGGCAGCCGATTTGGGCGGCACGAAGCAGAAAATAGCCAGCACCTCCTTGACTGCCGTCACTCCGCAGGGGGAAGGCGCGCTTATACATATGAAGGAAGCCGGCGAAGCAAAGACGATCATGCATTACCGCGTGAACGGCGACGCCAAATGGATGGTGTCGGCGAGCACTTCAAGCACGATCCAGGTAACAGAGCGTTATGGCCGGGCCTATCGCGGCGATATGGAGATCAGTCTGCATAAAGATAAGCTGGCGCTCGTCAATGAGGTTCCGCTGGAGCAATATTTGGTATCTGTCGTGGGAGGCGAGGTGTACGCCGAATGGCCCCAGGATGCGCTGAAGGCTCAGGCGGTCGCAGCCCGGACGTTCGCGCTCTTCCAGAACGGCAAGTTCGAGATTGCCAATGTGGTGGATACGACGTTAAGCCAGGCGTACTTCGGCGTAGAGAAGGAGCATGACAATATCCGCAAAGCCGTCGAAGCGACGGCAGGGGAAGTGCTCATGCAGGATGGGAAGCTGATTGAAGCCATCTTCCACTCCAATGCCGGAGGGAAGACCGCCGATCCGAGCGAGATCTGGGGCGGAGAGTATGGTTACTTCCAGGTCGTAGACAGCCCCGACGAAGGGGTGCTCGAAGGCAAAAAATCATGGTTCCAGGTCATCTTGCCGGACGGGAAGAGCGGTTATGTGCGGGAAGATGTCGTTCGTCCGGTCAACCGCAATAATGAAGCGGGCTTCGAGCAGGTTACCGCGATTGAGGACGGAACCAACGTAAGGCCGATCCCGGCTATCCAATCGAATGTCGCTCCCGTAGCCAAGGTGAACCAAGGGACGGAGATGACCGTCATTGACACGGTGCCGGAATCAACCGAGATGAATTGGATTCGCGGGCCTTATACTTCTTCCCAGATTACGGCCTGGCTCAAGGATCGGACCAAGACGGAGCTGACCGGACCGGTGACGAGCTTGGAGATTACCGAGCGCGGACCTTCCGGGCGCGTGACCAAGGTCGAGGCGAACGGCGTTCCCGTTGGAGTTAGCTACCCGGACAACTTCCGGAGCGCGTTCGGCGGCTTGCCGAGCACGCTGTTCGATATCGTGCCGGCCGGAACCGACGCTGTGGTTGGCGCGGACGGGAAGTTGAAGGAGACGAAGCTGGCCGGCTCGGCAGCCCAGGGCTCCGGCAGCGGCAGCAGTTCGCCTTTGCCGGCGGGATCGGTCGCCGTTGACGGCAAGGGCAAGGCGGAAGTGCTGTCGAAGGAGCCGTCCTTCCTGTTCGTCGGACGCGGCAACGGGCATGGCGTCGGCATGTCGCAATGGGGCGCGAAGGGTCTGGCCGACCAAGGGTATGACTACGAAGCAATCTTGAAATACTACTATAAAAACGTAGATTTAGTGAAACGGTAG